In the genome of Caldalkalibacillus uzonensis, the window TCTTCGTTAGTGTAGAAAGATCTGTTACCAGGTTCCCCATGATTGTTGGAGTGGAACAAAGCATAAGTACCATAGTCCGCATCATAGGTGACAGTGCCCCAGCCCAGAATGAACATATCATGTTCACCATTCGCTGTTTTTTCCAAGTAAGCACCCCATTCTAACACTTCGATTTCAGCATCGACACCAATTTCTTTTAACTGGGCTTGAACCACTTCCGCAATGTCTTCCCTGACTTGGTTATCGTTAGTCCAAATAGTCGTTTTAAATCCATCCGGATAACCGGCTTCAGCCAGCAATTCCTTCGCTTGTTCAGGATTGTATTCCAGCTGGCTTACACCATCATGGTAGCCAAAAACATCTGGTGCAAGGGGGCCTACAGCCGGAATGCCGGCTCCTCCAACAATCCCGTTAATGATTTCCTCTTTGTTGATCGCCATGGAAATAGCTTTACGCACACGCACATCATTGAAAGGTTCTTTTTGCGTGTTAAAGCTGATATAGGTTAAGCTTACGCTGTCAACATGATAGAGTTCCATGTTAGGAGAAGCTTCTACACGGGAAACATCACTCGGTTGTACAGGTTCGGCAATATGTATCTCTCCTGTTTCTAACATAGCCAGACGGGTGGAGTCTTCTGGTACAACCATAAAGGTGATGCTGTCTAGCTTAGGTGGTTCACCCCAGTAATTTTCGTTCTTCTTCAGGACGATTTCCTGACCAGGCTCCCAGCGCTCCAGGACAAACGGACCGGTACCAACCGGGTTGGTGGCAATGGTGGTTTCACCGTTTTTCTCGGCTTCAATAGCCGCAGGGCTGATCATTTGTCCTGCAGAATGTGTAAAGTGAGCCAGCATAGGTGAATATGGATACCATGTTTTAATTTCAACCGTGTATTCATCAACCACGTTTACACTCTCAAGCCATCCATTTTTTTCAGGATTATTTTCGAAAATAAAGGCACGCGGAGAGCCCAGGTCTTCATCCAGAAGGCGCTCCAGGTTGACTTTTACAGCTTCAG includes:
- a CDS encoding glutathione ABC transporter substrate-binding protein; this translates as MNFKRKWLLLAVLVLAVSTVLAACGGGEEPAPEDTEGTGEDQASETPAAGGDLKIAILSDAVSLDPHGATDNPSSNVAHNIYETLFYRDKNGEIQPLLAEDYEQVDEVTWHIKLREGVTFSDGTPFNAEAVKVNLERLLDEDLGSPRAFIFENNPEKNGWLESVNVVDEYTVEIKTWYPYSPMLAHFTHSAGQMISPAAIEAEKNGETTIATNPVGTGPFVLERWEPGQEIVLKKNENYWGEPPKLDSITFMVVPEDSTRLAMLETGEIHIAEPVQPSDVSRVEASPNMELYHVDSVSLTYISFNTQKEPFNDVRVRKAISMAINKEEIINGIVGGAGIPAVGPLAPDVFGYHDGVSQLEYNPEQAKELLAEAGYPDGFKTTIWTNDNQVREDIAEVVQAQLKEIGVDAEIEVLEWGAYLEKTANGEHDMFILGWGTVTYDADYGTYALFHSNNHGEPGNRSFYTNEEVDAMLDQARQETDPDTRIELYRHIQEYLVDEAPMIYLYHPEWLIGLAPNVKGYWHSPDNIMQLREVTIEE